The Miscanthus floridulus cultivar M001 chromosome 17, ASM1932011v1, whole genome shotgun sequence genome has a window encoding:
- the LOC136517516 gene encoding auxin-responsive protein IAA18-like, giving the protein MEESSGERAPSTPQLLNLIRGEREWKVIRQTEDAGGSSTTTSPDAEEDSQLELKLGLPGAQDDERTARPGEKMEQQQESCTALSLGSGCFPSHSKLATSTGATTGAKRGFLATVGAKAEGCNQRQEDRKGCGNELLTLGGENMTGERKKGCCPPSSSHDSAAAGPPVHSSSSNPHLTRGAVLPVVGWPPVRSFRRNLTNASSSKQSPEQQNDEACDKAKQTCKRSPLIKINMDGIPIGRKINLSAYDNYQKLSSAVEDLFCGFLEAAQKDLACSEIGEQGAGEKIFSGLLDGTGEYTLIFEDSEGGRTLVGDLPWNVFVSTAKRLRVMKTSELPHGLIKTASEREC; this is encoded by the exons ATGGAGGAAAGCTCCGGAGAGAGAGCTCCTTCCACTCCTCAACTGCTAAACCTCATCCGAGGCGAGAGAGAATGGAAGGTGATCAGGCAGACAGAAGATGCAGGGGGCTCATCAACAACCACAAGCCCTGATGCCGAGGAGGACTCCCAGCTTGAGCTGAAGCTCGGCCTCCCTGGTGCCCAAGATGATGAGAGAACAGCGCGGCCAGGAGAGAAGATGGAGCAACAACAGGAGAGCTGCACGGCACTCTCCCTTGGTTCTGGTTGCTTCCCATCACATTCGAAGCTCGCCACCAGCACTGGTGCTACCACCGGGGCAAAGAGAGGGTTCTTGGCAACCGTTGGTGCCAAAGCAGAAG GTTGTAACCAGAGGCAGGAGGACAGGAAAGGGTGTGGGAATGAGTTATTAACATTGGGAGGTGAAAACATGACAGGTGAGAGGAAGAAAGGGTGCTGTCCCCCATCATCGTCGCATGACTCGGCTGCTGCTGGGCCGCctgtgcacagcagcagcagcaaccccCACCTGACGAG agGCGCTGTTCTTCCAGTGGTTGGTTGGCCTCCAGTACGGTCCTTCAGGAGAAACCTCACAAATGCCAGCTCATCTAAGCAATCCCCTGAGCAACAAAACGATGAAGCTTGTGACAAGGCAAAGCAAACTTGCAAGAGAAGCCCACTTATCAAAATAAACATGGACGGCATCCCCATTGGAAGGAAAATAAACCTCTCAGCATACGACAACTATCAGAAGCTTTCATCTGCCGTCGAAGATTTGTTTTGTGGCTTTCTTGAAG CTGCCCAAAAGGATTTAGCCTGTTCTGAAATTGGAGAGCAAGGAGCAGGAGAGAAAATATTTTCAGGGTTGTTGGATGGAACTGGTGAATACACTTTAATTTTTGAAGACAGTGAAGGAGGCAGGACATTAGTTGGGGACCTACCATGGAA TGTATTTGTTTCTACTGCTAAGAGGCTGAGGGTTATGAAAACCTCTGAACTTCCTCATGGCCTG ATTAAAACTGCCTCTGAGAGGGAGTGCTGA